In one window of Pseudodesulfovibrio sediminis DNA:
- a CDS encoding efflux RND transporter permease subunit translates to MNLAGYSMRHKAVMLVLMSLVVLGGVFSYGRLGRLEDPEFTIKEAVIATQYPGATAAQVEIEVTEPLETAAQQLKQLKEVRSISRPGLSIVFAEIQETYDKETLPQVWDELRRKIEQASGSLPPGCGMPFVNDDFGDVYGVLLALTGEGYSQHELRKIAEDLRRELLLCDDVGRIDFWGLPDEVVHVDIDRSKLVQLGFPPETIFNAIQQRNEIKKSGKVAAGSEDVRFRVTGDYTDVDDLAEQLIQGGPNNSMLRFGDIATIERGYRDPPDTVMRWNGKPAVGIGISTVSGGDVIAMGDSINLKLKELEKRIPYGVTLHTIAHQSETVKESVRGFELNLASAVAIVIVLLMIFMGRREGCIIGVVLLLTILATFICMYAMDITLQRISLGALVIALGMLVDNAIVIAEGIAIKIRGGMDATSAAERTVQESQWPLLGATGIAILAFAAITLSKDMTGEWLKSLFQVICLSLSLSWVFAVTVTPYLCATYLKGKDGETGQEHTKFIKGYRHIVGKCIDHRWLTLALVMTTLMIAMWGFRFVRQDFMPDMNRSQMTLDVWMPEGSLISRTTDELAEIDAYVRSLDGVEDVAMFVGQGPLRFLLTYEPQMPDSAYGQLIISVDDYTRIPSLRAHLTGYLETRHPRVISSVDAFKLGPGGGAVVARLSGPDANELRELALKVKMVMWENENTRSVRTDWGEPVKVLSVKMAEERARELGVSRTEVSQALNMNFSGGTAGMYRQDDDLLPIVLRPPREQRSGIENVDNVHVWSKTQKRWIPLGQVTDGNAVRWEVPVIHRLNRMRVLRVFAKQRTGTTDGLLRQLKDPIERIALPEGYTLEWGGEHEEQVEANTKLMANVPIAFTAMFLISVMLFNTLRHPVIIFLGLPLANIGVVAGMLIANKPFGFMAMLGFLSLSGMLIKNEIVLLDQINIERNKGKKDFPAVIDAAASRVRPVSMAAFTTVLGMMPLLWDAFFAPMAVTIMGGLTFATFLTLVVVPMLYCTIFGVHRIERTRKFRRLRLPFRRVGRSNVQTLTPPND, encoded by the coding sequence ATGAATCTGGCCGGATATTCAATGCGGCACAAGGCCGTCATGCTGGTTCTGATGAGCCTGGTTGTCCTTGGCGGAGTTTTTTCCTACGGCAGGCTCGGGAGGCTGGAAGATCCCGAGTTCACAATCAAGGAAGCCGTCATCGCCACGCAGTATCCCGGCGCGACGGCCGCCCAGGTGGAGATCGAAGTGACCGAACCGCTGGAGACGGCGGCGCAGCAGCTCAAGCAGCTCAAGGAAGTGCGGTCCATATCCAGACCGGGCCTCTCCATCGTCTTTGCCGAGATTCAGGAGACCTACGACAAGGAGACGCTACCCCAGGTGTGGGACGAGCTGCGCAGAAAGATCGAGCAGGCCTCGGGCTCTCTTCCTCCCGGATGTGGAATGCCGTTCGTCAATGACGACTTCGGCGACGTGTATGGCGTGTTGCTTGCGTTGACCGGAGAGGGATACTCACAGCATGAACTCCGGAAAATAGCGGAAGACCTGCGCAGAGAACTGCTGCTGTGCGACGATGTCGGCCGCATAGACTTCTGGGGGTTGCCGGACGAGGTCGTGCATGTGGATATTGATCGTTCCAAGCTGGTGCAGCTCGGCTTCCCCCCCGAAACCATCTTCAACGCCATTCAACAGAGAAATGAAATCAAAAAATCCGGAAAAGTGGCGGCCGGAAGCGAGGACGTCCGTTTCCGGGTGACCGGAGACTATACCGATGTCGACGATCTGGCCGAGCAGCTCATCCAGGGCGGGCCGAACAACAGCATGTTACGCTTCGGGGATATCGCCACCATTGAACGGGGATATCGGGACCCGCCCGACACGGTCATGCGCTGGAACGGTAAACCCGCCGTCGGCATCGGCATCTCAACCGTGTCCGGGGGGGACGTCATCGCAATGGGGGATTCCATCAACTTGAAATTGAAAGAGTTGGAGAAAAGAATCCCCTACGGAGTCACGCTGCATACCATCGCCCATCAATCGGAGACGGTAAAGGAGTCGGTGCGAGGGTTCGAACTCAATCTCGCGTCCGCCGTGGCCATCGTTATCGTCCTGCTGATGATCTTCATGGGACGACGCGAAGGGTGCATTATAGGCGTGGTCCTGCTGCTCACCATACTCGCGACCTTCATCTGCATGTACGCCATGGACATCACCCTGCAGCGCATTTCCCTGGGAGCCCTGGTCATCGCCCTTGGAATGCTGGTGGACAACGCCATCGTCATCGCCGAGGGGATCGCCATCAAGATACGAGGAGGGATGGATGCGACCTCGGCAGCCGAACGCACCGTTCAAGAATCCCAGTGGCCACTGCTCGGAGCCACAGGCATCGCCATCTTGGCTTTTGCGGCCATCACCCTGTCCAAGGACATGACCGGCGAATGGCTGAAGAGCCTGTTTCAGGTAATCTGCCTGTCGCTCAGCCTGAGCTGGGTATTCGCCGTGACCGTCACACCGTACCTGTGCGCCACATACCTCAAGGGCAAGGACGGAGAAACGGGACAAGAGCATACAAAATTCATCAAAGGATACCGGCATATTGTCGGGAAATGCATCGACCACCGGTGGCTGACGTTGGCCTTGGTCATGACCACCCTGATGATCGCAATGTGGGGGTTCCGATTTGTCAGACAGGACTTCATGCCCGACATGAACCGTTCGCAAATGACGCTGGATGTCTGGATGCCGGAAGGATCACTCATATCCCGCACCACCGACGAACTGGCAGAAATCGACGCCTACGTCCGGTCCCTGGACGGCGTGGAGGACGTGGCCATGTTCGTGGGTCAGGGACCGTTGCGCTTCCTGCTGACCTATGAACCGCAAATGCCGGACAGCGCCTATGGGCAACTCATCATCAGCGTGGACGATTATACCAGGATACCGAGTTTGCGCGCCCACCTAACGGGCTATCTGGAGACGCGCCACCCGAGAGTCATCTCCAGCGTCGACGCCTTCAAGCTCGGTCCCGGCGGCGGCGCGGTGGTCGCGCGGCTGAGCGGGCCGGATGCCAACGAACTCCGGGAATTGGCCCTGAAGGTCAAGATGGTGATGTGGGAGAACGAAAATACGCGAAGCGTGCGAACCGATTGGGGAGAGCCAGTGAAGGTCCTTTCCGTGAAGATGGCCGAGGAACGAGCCAGGGAGCTCGGCGTCTCCCGGACCGAGGTTTCCCAGGCCCTGAACATGAACTTTTCAGGAGGCACTGCCGGGATGTACCGCCAGGACGACGACCTCCTGCCCATCGTCTTGCGGCCGCCGCGCGAGCAGCGTAGCGGCATCGAAAATGTCGACAATGTCCACGTCTGGAGCAAAACGCAAAAACGCTGGATACCACTTGGGCAGGTGACCGACGGCAACGCCGTCCGCTGGGAAGTTCCGGTCATCCATCGCCTGAACCGGATGCGCGTCCTTCGCGTTTTTGCCAAGCAGAGGACAGGCACGACAGACGGCCTCCTCCGACAGTTGAAGGACCCCATAGAGCGCATCGCCCTGCCCGAAGGCTATACGCTGGAATGGGGTGGCGAGCACGAGGAGCAGGTCGAGGCCAACACCAAGCTCATGGCCAACGTGCCAATCGCGTTTACCGCCATGTTTCTTATCTCGGTCATGCTCTTCAACACCCTGCGCCATCCGGTGATCATCTTCCTCGGGCTGCCGTTGGCCAACATCGGCGTCGTCGCCGGGATGCTTATAGCGAACAAGCCGTTTGGATTCATGGCCATGCTGGGCTTTCTCAGCCTGTCCGGCATGCTGATCAAAAACGAAATTGTGCTGCTCGATCAAATCAACATAGAAAGGAACAAGGGCAAAAAGGATTTCCCCGCCGTCATAGACGCGGCGGCCAGCCGTGTGCGCCCGGTGAGCATGGCCGCGTTCACAACGGTTCTGGGCATGATGCCGCTGCTCTGGGACGCCTTTTTCGCTCCCATGGCGGTCACTATCATGGGCGGCCTGACGTTCGCGACCTTCTTGACCCTGGTGGTCGTTCCGATGCTCTACTGCACGATCTTCGGAGTCCACCGAATTGAGCGGACACGCAAGTTCAGGAGGCTCCGCCTTCCATTCCGCAGGGTTGGTAGGAGTAACGTCCAAACTTTGACTCCGCCTAATGACTGA
- a CDS encoding efflux RND transporter periplasmic adaptor subunit, which produces MTIKRLIAVAAAILLVLCAGAGGLSFFVSAPPEDVAALNKSAFASIEDSISAPVMRPIPTAVAELVGNGRSRIFPGKVRGNRRAELSFSVGGKLVALNAQEGSRVQKGQELARLDQRDFINERDAARARFKQAKRNLTKFRSLHKQRVVTQTQFDDIRTAYDIARADLQIEQKALEDTVLRAPFDGVVVNRHIENFGSIKKEEAILSLQDISGIEVVIQVPERLLARDGTDGLTQLQVNFDADPHGDRWFKALIHEYSIESDKTTRTYDVVVALAAPEDLKVFPGMTASVRALIDKKNGSSEKRGAAITRIPVEAIWNGIDGKAYVWVISLQGGHPEKRKVEIGALRGDCAEVVNGLEPGSHVAIAGVQSLQENALVRPQAEGKEGLDG; this is translated from the coding sequence ATGACCATTAAACGCCTTATTGCCGTGGCTGCCGCCATATTGCTGGTGCTTTGCGCCGGTGCCGGGGGCCTCTCCTTTTTCGTTTCAGCCCCCCCGGAGGATGTTGCGGCGTTGAACAAATCGGCGTTCGCTTCGATCGAGGATTCCATAAGCGCACCCGTCATGCGTCCCATTCCCACGGCTGTTGCCGAGCTTGTCGGGAATGGCCGTTCCCGAATATTTCCCGGCAAAGTCCGGGGCAACCGGCGCGCCGAACTGTCGTTTTCAGTTGGAGGCAAACTGGTGGCACTCAATGCCCAGGAAGGGAGCCGTGTTCAAAAAGGGCAGGAGTTGGCCCGGCTGGACCAGCGGGACTTCATCAACGAACGGGACGCAGCCAGGGCCAGGTTCAAACAGGCAAAGCGTAATCTGACCAAATTCCGCAGCCTCCATAAGCAACGGGTGGTGACGCAGACGCAGTTCGACGATATCCGGACCGCCTATGACATTGCCCGCGCCGACCTGCAAATCGAACAAAAAGCACTGGAAGATACAGTCCTGCGCGCTCCGTTCGACGGCGTAGTCGTCAATCGGCACATTGAAAACTTCGGCTCTATCAAAAAAGAGGAAGCAATTCTCTCCCTACAGGACATATCAGGTATCGAGGTGGTCATCCAGGTCCCGGAGCGCCTTTTGGCGCGTGACGGAACGGACGGACTGACTCAGTTACAGGTCAACTTTGACGCCGATCCGCACGGGGATCGCTGGTTCAAAGCCTTGATACATGAATATAGCATTGAGTCGGACAAAACGACCCGAACTTATGACGTTGTCGTTGCATTGGCGGCACCCGAAGACCTGAAGGTGTTTCCGGGAATGACAGCATCCGTGCGCGCTCTTATCGACAAGAAAAACGGCTCGTCTGAAAAGCGTGGCGCAGCAATCACTCGGATTCCGGTCGAAGCCATTTGGAACGGGATCGACGGAAAGGCGTATGTCTGGGTGATCTCCCTACAGGGGGGCCACCCCGAAAAACGGAAGGTTGAAATAGGAGCGCTGCGAGGGGATTGCGCCGAGGTGGTTAACGGACTGGAGCCGGGATCGCATGTGGCGATCGCAGGCGTCCAATCATTACAAGAAAACGCCCTTGTCCGGCCTCAGGCCGAAGGGAAGGAAGGGTTGGACGGATGA